The genome window TTCTCCGGGTCTTAGTCCTGTCTCCATCAGGAACTCAATAATATCTCTATGCCGTTCGGGGATCCTCCTCAACGCCTGTTCCTGTATATCAACATCAATGGACTTTTGGATAACGCTATCATCCCCTTTTATCTTCGGGAAAATGGGTATTTCTTTGATTAGACCTCTTTCCTTCAGCCACAGAAAGAACCCATGTAGGGTTACCATTATATTCTTCCTGGTTTTAATGCTCACGTTTTCGAGAGTGTCCCTAAAGTTTGATAGAGCTTCGAGTGAGATCGCCCTGACATCTTGTCCATGGAAGAAGGGGTAGTAGTTATTCACATATCCATTGTACTGTCTCGTAGTGCCTGGGGATAATTCGTTGAGATCTGCCTGTTTCATCTTCTCTTGCAACCACCGTTCAATCTGCGTTTCAAAACGCCGTTCCTTCATCTTTTCGTCGGTGTAATTTATGGGATTGAATATTCCCTTTCTAATATCGCCGCTTATGTCGATCAGTTTCGCTTGAGCTGTTTCGTACGTCAGTATGAATCCTCGATCGTCCCGTCGGTACTCGTAGTGCTTACCGTGCCAGTAAATCTGGACAATGCACTTGGCATTTCCCTTAGTCGTACATTTGCACACCCCATCCATCTTCTTGCGGCATTTGTTACAGATAATGATCCCCTTCATGATGACACCCCCGGATTTTAATTGATCCTGGGTTAGCATATGAAAGTTGGTATCAGGAGTCAAGCAGATCACTTTGTCCACGCATACTCATAGTCGAAATCGGTGTTACTCGTGTTACCTGAAACATCATCCTCGTCACATCCTTTATTGTCACGGTACTGGCCGGTAACACCGTGGGTGTTTTGGTCTCCATCAGGGTGTTACGCGGGTTACCACAACTCGGTTTCCGCCGCGGGTCCGCCGCTCCTGCGTGGAGTAACCCAACGTCTTTTTGTGTGTCTTTATTCCTGCTCGACATCATCAGCTGGCTCCGGATTAAACTCCAAGGGAACATTGCCTTTTCTTTTTA of Syntrophorhabdaceae bacterium contains these proteins:
- a CDS encoding tyrosine-type recombinase/integrase, with product MKGIIICNKCRKKMDGVCKCTTKGNAKCIVQIYWHGKHYEYRRDDRGFILTYETAQAKLIDISGDIRKGIFNPINYTDEKMKERRFETQIERWLQEKMKQADLNELSPGTTRQYNGYVNNYYPFFHGQDVRAISLEALSNFRDTLENVSIKTRKNIMVTLHGFFLWLKERGLIKEIPIFPKIKGDDSVIQKSIDVDIQEQALRRIPERHRDIIEFLMETGLRPGEACALRVEHINGGIAKIEGTFSGTQLRTTTKQKRKRSLPLSVRALEITQKNMKDKHPKQFLFINPIICRYYTTNSLDKIWRKHSGLDGISLYEATRHSFCSQLLENGADIRMVQELVGHSDIRMTEKYTHVKIKRLLDLVNSRKVRRLNESENRSEIEASISATKSNKIN